DNA from Rosa rugosa chromosome 6, drRosRugo1.1, whole genome shotgun sequence:
tagctagctagctagcattGTTTTTTCTGCAGGCTTTACTCTGTTGGGTACAAAGCTGACATGGTTAAGATAATTACTTCAGTTAAGTAGTGAAGAAATTAACCAGCTTTATAGATGCATGTGTTCTTGTATTAGGCATGTGTTTCTCATTCCATATTAATTAACATAGTTCTGTATCGAACAGTAAGAGCTTTGAGATATATAAAATATAAGGTATGAACAGATTCATGCAGAAGATCATTGCAGTGAGAATTGAGAAGAAAGGTCCAAACATGATCGATGAAATATTATCACATATATTCAATCTTTTGTTTTTAAAGTAGTACTGATCGATGAAACTGAGGCCTAAAGTTTTGTGGATTTTCAGTTTTGCAGATAGAAAAGTCATTATCCAGAATCAAATGTTAATATTTCTTTTCAACAATTAATTAAAGGAAGCTGCTGACTAATTAATTGTTTAACCTAGTACTTAATTAAATCTCGGTAAGAAAGAGATCGAACTGAAATGTGCAGCAGGAAAACCCTGATGCACTAGTAAATTTAAAGTGTGATGTCGTAGCGCAATAAAATTATACTCATGAgtgaagctagctagctaggtttctAATTACTTattcaattaattattttttaattataattATGAGCTGCTTTAGCTCCTAGACAAAAGAGTGAAAAGACATGAAGTTAACTAATAAAGTAATTAATAAAGAGGACAAATACTttgcagcaaaaaaaaaaaaaaagcaataaaGTAATTAGCGAGAGATAAGCAGGGTGGTGGGATCCATCGATAAGAGGGAGGAATCGagtgagagagaaagggagaggaGGAAGGTGGGACCCACACACCGCCATGCGCACGCTGTCttaaaaccaaatcaaaattcGAAGCCTCAAATGGTATCTCAACCTATCATTCAATCCAATCCCATCGATTTTAATTCCTCAGACCTAACCCTAAATATTAATCCCAGACACCTTCCACCTTCACCCAATAACAACACACCCAAATACACCATAAGTACTCAAAAGCCAAGGTACTAATAGTACccactctctctccctcaaagTCTTCCGTCCCAAAACCCCAAAAAGTCcaattcaatcaatcaatcaatcaatctccCAAACAGTAAACCTCACTAAACACCACCCTTTCTAATTCTCACTTCTCCTAGCTCCTCTCTTTCACCCAGTTTTTCTTCATCATTTCCTCCCCCAAACTCTTAATCAAAGCCCAACTTATCATGTTCGTGATGCATAGAGAAGTAATCGGAAGAACAGGAGCAGGCATGGTCTATCAACTTGGTGGGTGCTTTTGATTTCGTCAGTTCGGTGAAGTAAACAGAGCAACAGAGACAAGCAAAATCAAGCTACCTACTACTTGGAGATTATTTTGTTGAAAAAATAGAAGCTAGATATGGATCCGGTTGCAGCACACGGCCGACCACTTCCGCCTCCGTTTTTGACGAGAGATCTTCATCTAAATCACCCTCATCATCAGTTCCAACACCACCCtcatctcctccaccaccaGAATTCTGAAGACGAGCAGAACAGCTCCGGCTTAAACCACCACCGCGGAATCAAGCGCGACCGGGACGAGAACATCTCCGGCGCCACCACCACGAACTCGCTGGAAGGCAAGGACCAGCTTGGTGGGTCCACTAGCGGAGAAGGCGGCGAGATCACGAGACGACCTCGTGGCCGACCCGCTGGCTCCAAGAACAAGGCCAAACCCCCAATCATCATCACGCGCGACAGCGCCAACGCGTTGCGGTCTCACGTCATGGAGGTCGCCAACGGCTGCGACATCATGgactccatctccaccttcgCCCGCCGGAGACAAAGAGGCGTTTGCATTCTCAGCGGCAGCGGCACCGTCACCAATGTAACCCTCCGCCAGCCAGCTTCGCCCGGCGCCGTGGTCACCCTCCACGGTAGGTTCGAAATTCTTTCCCTTTCGGGATCATTCCTGCCCCCACCTGCTCCGCCCGCGGCGTCAGGACTCACCATTTACCTGGCTGGCGGGCAGGGACAGGTAGTCGGAGGCAGCGTCGTGGGCCCGCTCCTAGCGTCCGGCCCTGTGGTCATTATGGCAGCGAGCTTCGGTAATGCTGCCTACGAGAGACTGCccctggaggaggaggaggccacGGCGGTGACGCCTATGCCTGGAAGCGGGCCCCTTGGCTCCCCCGGAATTGGCGGAGGAGAGCACCAGCAACAGTCACAAGTTCAACAAGTACAGCAGCAGATGTTGCAAGATGCTAATAACTCATCACCTTCTTCCTCACTCTTTCATGGGATGCAGCAAAATCTTCTAAATTCGGTTCAATTGCCCGCTGAGGCATATTGGGGCACAGCTCGCCCTCCTTATTGAAGATCACTATCATCACTCACTGTGTTTTGATTTCAATTCGAACTCACTCCTTgtccttcttttctttcaaattaaacagccttctctttttttcttctataaAAATTAGTTTTATGTTTCATTGATTAGTTGAAAGGTGTTAATTGTTCGTTGATGGGGGTTTGATATTTGAAGAAGCTAGCTAGCTGGATGTACAAAAGAGATCATGAGTTTTGGTGGGTTGGTTTTACTGGATGGATCATGAATAGTTTACTTTGAATTCACCGCAAAGTGATATTGTAGCTTAGAGAAGAAGCAGCAGCTATCAACAAGTTTCAAAGGTTGGCATTGGATTTCAGTACTAATTTTCCGTCTTTCTTTCTGTTCATTTCTTTCATTGTACTTCTGCAGTTAATTAACAGGAAATCATACGGCTTTAGTCTATGTTACAAGACCCTTTAATTACAGTATTGATTAATAAATAGTTCTTAATTTAAATTTTGTAGCTTTAATTAGTCTATTttaccatcatcttcttcttcttcttcaactgccttggcttttttttttttttcaaatcatCAATCATCTTCATTGTCAACATTGTTTGCAGTTATCTTTGTTGCTGCGCTGAAGTTAAAATACAGAAGCTGTTTTGTTGCTTACATTTAAGTTTTAGTGACTGTTTCAAGGTCTGGTTGGAAACGGAAACGTCTTTTTCTTCAAGAGAAGAGAGATGCCTTAATTATGGGGGCTTAATTAGCTACCTAGCTAGGGCTTTCTCCCTCTTTTTCTCTGTGACTGGATATCATTAGGGTTTATAATATTATGGAGGGAAGATGGGCTTTGGGTATTGGGTAACACGTGCAGTGCTCTCTGTAAAAGCTCCTTTTCGAggcaacaaacaaaaaaacagagGCCTCAACCAAGGAAGCgttaaactctctctctctctctttccctctctcctctctctgtcGCTCTCTTCTATCTCATTGGCACCGGATCGAGAAGTAAAAGTGATGCAGTGAATGAAGCAGAGAGAAAGTTAAAGGTCAGTAAATATTATAAAGGAGAAAAAGTAAATCGGTTTTGTCTTGATTTTCTGATAAGGATGCTCCAAGCTcgaaaccctagctagctagctctaCTACTGCAATTCCACACCAATACCAACATATCCTATTTTTGATTCTTTGGATTCTTTCTGCCCTTCATACATTTTCCAGATTCTCTTCATTTTGGTGAATGTCTCTCTTTTACATCTCTTCTTTTACTCAACTGAGCAGGCATTAGTTGGATTTTACTCTATGGCACATCTGATTCTTCAAGGAAGGAATCTGTCTTTAGTTAATGTTCCTTACACTTTGCATTTGTGCATACACATATTAAAACTCATCATTGTTAATGATATATTATTTAGTCTTAAAGTAAATTTAGATAACACACATGTACAGAAACAAGCATGTAGCTGGATATAGATAGAGCCCTTTTATGGATTAATTCATGTCTACAATTTTTTAAATTGTCCTGAATGTATGTTAATTGTGACTTAGAGTTGGAGGAGTTATTATTAGGCCATGCATGTTTTGCTACTGTTCTTGAgatcattcatatatatatatatatatatatatatatatatatatatatatatatatatatatatatatatatatatagttaataGAATGCCTTTCCAGTTCGATTATCATGATAAGCTAGCTCATCATTATGCTTTTTCTTTGAAGTACAAACTATCAATATTCTATATGTTCTGTCCTCTTGCTTTCTTCTTTCAACCTAAAAGTTTACTGAAGCTTAATTAATTAGGAACTTAAACATGTTTTTAATTGCATTGTTCGTAACTCATGCAATGTGTGTCTCCTTGGAATGTATGTATTAGCTTAACAGTAATTAAACTTAAGTAACATCTAGGTTTCAATTCTCTATATGTCAATCTTTGGCGTTATTCCTAATTTTGATGATTTCTTACATTGTATCGACCAAAAAGATCTGAATTGATTCATGATTATTGACCCGATCAATCTCACTTGAAACTTGATGTAGATTATCAGCAATAGGCATGTAAATTTCTCTTCGATCACTTGAGCTTTTGCTGACTCGCAGTATACAGTTCTGTAGTGGTTAGTTTACATGGACTGCTGCAAAACCTCTTTCCCCGCcgctcccccccccccccccccccctccctctCGCAAACTATTTCTACGGGATCAAACTCATTGACATATCGTAATGATATTAATCCTTTTCTCAACTCCTGATTACTGTTTGTGGTTTTACTGGTGGTAAGTGGTACGTAATTCACCGACTCTCATGGTTAATTTCTAACACATTGCCTTAACTCACCTAGCATTATTCATTGATACAATAAAGGAATATCCCTAATTTGGATTGGTTAAAATAGAAAACGTGTGTTGATATATTGTCAGAAAAATACGTTCATCTGTCCgcaattgaatttcaaaataacttGTCCAGCTACTTAGTGTGTGTATGGAATTGAGTTAGAATTAAACTATGAGAAAAGATGGGAAGAgatgagaagaagagaaagaaaagatgtgagagagaaaaagagggatgtgaagaaaagagaagaaggaagagaaagagaaaaagaagggaAGGAGAGAAGAAGAGTGATGTGAAGAAATGAAGAgatggaaagaagaagaaagaaagagggaAAAGAAAATTGAGATATAAAAGAGGTGAGAAAAGatggagaaggaagaaaaaaaacagagagatagaagaggtgaaaaaaaaaaaacgtgaaGAGAAAATCAGAGATGGAAGAAGTGAGAAGaagtgaagagagaaagagggagaagAAAAATGAGAGATAGAGGGGAtgagaagaagtgaagaagtgaagaaaacaaaaggagACAAAAAAAGTCggcagaaaaaaaagaagaggaagtaAGGGATCGGGAAAGAAAATAtgggagaaaaaaaaagtgactcCAACATGGAGGTTGATCAAGATGGCTCTGAAAAGAAAGGTAGAGCAAGGTGACGGCTTCTTAGAGAAGAAATGGTAGAGCAAACTGCCTCCCTGGAGAAGAAAAAGGTTGAGCGAAGTGGCTTCCTAGAGAAGAAAGTTGAGCAATTGTTTGGCTCACAAATATGGGGGATAATTCAGAGCACTGAGTGCATTTGCACCAACATGAATGTGTGGTTGGATTACATCAAATACACTtttagttattaaaaaaaaaaagttaagggcagccgcaccagccttttattcgacagtttcagccgcatcaggggtttaggctcaatgtccccccttgtattgtattcgacagtttcattaatcaaggcttgagggcagccgcaccagccctttattcaaaaaaaaaaaaaaaaagttgattataaatatcaagagttgagatcatcttataaatGTTGGGTCACTTATACCGTCGGTGCATTAAAGAATTTTCACACAAATATTACTCCCAAATACTCCGTTTGAAAGAAAAATCTGCATTCATATAAGAAGATTGCATGCATGTTTGTGCTTTTTCAATTTTTACAATTGGGTCTTCTTTTGCAGTTTATTATGGCAACATTAATGGTTCGCTTAATTGAGGTTCCACTAAAGAAGTTATTTCAAGATGCTTGCAAGAAGCTTGATATCATTCATCCTGTTTTTGCGATCATAGTGGATGTACCATCTCATGCCACTAAATTCAAGTGCACCATCACCACTAACAATGATACATTTCCAATCTTTGAGGGTTCATGGAAGCATACTAAGAAAACTGCTAAAAATGATGCTGCCTATATAGGATTGCAGTATCTAATTCAAGAGTAGAAAATTCAAGTGATTGACTACAACTATGAAGAGATGATGACTCTCAAGGAGAAGGTTGATGCTCTCAAGGTTGAGAGAGACACTTTTTTGGAGAAGATTGAAGATCTTCGAATTGCCATTACTGCTTTTCAAATTGAGTTTTTTGCATATGCTTTTGCAccagaaacatatatatatattgaaaattaGGGCTGGTGTGGCTGCACTCAAtccttcat
Protein-coding regions in this window:
- the LOC133715731 gene encoding AT-hook motif nuclear-localized protein 22, whose translation is MDPVAAHGRPLPPPFLTRDLHLNHPHHQFQHHPHLLHHQNSEDEQNSSGLNHHRGIKRDRDENISGATTTNSLEGKDQLGGSTSGEGGEITRRPRGRPAGSKNKAKPPIIITRDSANALRSHVMEVANGCDIMDSISTFARRRQRGVCILSGSGTVTNVTLRQPASPGAVVTLHGRFEILSLSGSFLPPPAPPAASGLTIYLAGGQGQVVGGSVVGPLLASGPVVIMAASFGNAAYERLPLEEEEATAVTPMPGSGPLGSPGIGGGEHQQQSQVQQVQQQMLQDANNSSPSSSLFHGMQQNLLNSVQLPAEAYWGTARPPY